In a single window of the Elaeis guineensis isolate ETL-2024a chromosome 4, EG11, whole genome shotgun sequence genome:
- the LOC105044291 gene encoding protein S40-4, with translation MAGRSEHAYRLFTPVTGRESKVLASDEFDEADVWECALESRPAEHHKPVPAVARTGRKKTEKRDRVPAAPASIPMNIPEWSKILREEYIGNNSWRDLDDEGEGSGPVIPPHELLWRSRGASFSVHEGIGRTLKGRDLSRLRNAVWEKVGFED, from the coding sequence ATGGCAGGGCGGAGCGAGCACGCGTACCGGCTATTCACGCCGGTTACGGGGCGCGAATCCAAAGTGCTGGCCTCGGACGAGTTCGACGAGGCCGACGTCTGGGAGTGCGCGCTCGAGTCCAGGCCGGCCGAACACCACAAGCCGGTCCCCGCCGTCGCCCGGACCGGGCGGAAGAAGACGGAGAAGCGAGATCGCGTCCCCGCCGCGCCCGCGTCAATCCCGATGAACATACCGGAGTGGTCCAAGATACTGCGAGAGGAATACATAGGCAACAACAGCTGGAGGGATTTGGACGACGAGGGGGAGGGCAGCGGGCCGGTGATCCCGCCCCACGAGCTGCTGTGGCGGAGCAGGGGGGCCTCGTTCTCGGTCCACGAGGGGATCGGGCGAACCCTCAAGGGCCGGGACCTGAGCCGGCTCCGGAACGCGGTCTGGGAGAAGGTCGGCTTCGAAGACTGA